One segment of Paraburkholderia caribensis DNA contains the following:
- a CDS encoding glycosyltransferase yields MIAAVLFLVACLSLLIWCVLLFARGGFWRAQPAAPLAPETRDAWPGVAAVVPARNEADVIARAVTSLLEQDYPGEFHVIVVDDHSTDGTADAARAAALALRCPDRLTVISAKPLPAGWSGKVWAQSQGIEAARSLGYAPEYLLLTDADIGHPSDALTQLVMRADAEKRDLVSLMVRLRCDSFWEKALIPAFVFFFAKLYPFAWVNNPRNRTAGAAGGCMLVRRTALEEAGGIESIRAELIDDCSLAARIKHRGQGRHPIRLDVAARSVSLRPYDSWREIWNMIARTAFTQLRYSAWLLAGTLLGMTIIYLAPPVVAIVLGPKGWPAWLAWAAMCCAYAPMLRYYQRSPLWAPFLPLIALFYVSATFGSAVRYWRGKGGQWKARVQAPAGTNQ; encoded by the coding sequence ATGATTGCGGCGGTTCTGTTTCTGGTGGCGTGTCTGTCGCTGTTGATCTGGTGTGTGCTGCTGTTCGCGCGCGGCGGCTTCTGGCGCGCGCAGCCTGCCGCGCCGCTCGCGCCCGAGACGCGCGACGCATGGCCGGGCGTCGCCGCCGTCGTCCCGGCGCGCAATGAAGCGGACGTGATCGCGCGCGCCGTCACGTCGCTGCTCGAGCAGGACTATCCGGGCGAATTTCACGTGATCGTCGTCGACGATCACAGCACCGACGGCACCGCCGACGCCGCCCGCGCCGCCGCGCTCGCGCTGCGGTGCCCGGACCGGCTCACGGTAATCAGCGCGAAGCCGCTGCCTGCGGGCTGGTCGGGCAAGGTCTGGGCGCAGTCGCAGGGTATCGAGGCGGCGCGCTCGCTCGGTTACGCGCCGGAATACCTGCTGCTCACCGACGCCGACATCGGCCATCCGTCCGACGCGCTGACGCAGCTCGTGATGCGCGCCGACGCCGAAAAGCGCGACCTCGTCTCGCTGATGGTGCGGCTGCGCTGCGACTCGTTCTGGGAAAAGGCGCTGATTCCCGCCTTCGTGTTCTTCTTCGCGAAGCTGTATCCGTTCGCGTGGGTCAACAACCCGCGCAATCGCACGGCGGGCGCGGCGGGCGGCTGCATGCTGGTGCGCCGTACCGCGCTGGAAGAAGCGGGCGGCATCGAATCGATCCGCGCCGAACTGATCGACGATTGCAGCCTCGCCGCCCGCATCAAGCATCGCGGCCAGGGGCGTCACCCGATCCGCCTCGATGTGGCGGCGCGCAGCGTCTCGCTGCGCCCGTACGACAGCTGGCGCGAGATCTGGAACATGATCGCGCGCACCGCGTTCACGCAGCTGCGCTACTCGGCGTGGTTGCTGGCGGGCACCTTGCTCGGCATGACCATCATCTACCTCGCGCCGCCCGTCGTCGCCATCGTGCTCGGGCCGAAAGGCTGGCCCGCGTGGCTCGCGTGGGCCGCCATGTGCTGCGCCTACGCACCGATGTTGCGCTACTACCAGCGCTCGCCGCTGTGGGCGCCGTTCCTGCCGCTCATCGCGCTGTTCTATGTCAGCGCGACGTTCGGCTCGGCCGTGCGCTACTGGCGCGGCAAGGGCGGTCAATGGAAGGCGCGCGTGCAGGCGCCCGCCGGGACCAATCAATGA
- a CDS encoding lytic transglycosylase domain-containing protein — protein sequence MKRLVCLSVVALGLMQGALADDQTRQDRTSDYLRQKFGLAKEKAEQISNAVRVASEKYALPPALILAIISIESRFKEKARGGNGATGLMQVVPGAHKRMLKDVKDLTDPETNIEVGSAILYGYMKSAGGDLNAALKSYGGSQAYAEKVNGRVKTFAEVVNADAGAASGADQPLPSRDGGCDARYTSLCIGPVVYVSPIEPAASSPSVSQRATSLLNSLLPLSH from the coding sequence ATGAAGCGGCTCGTGTGCCTGAGCGTCGTCGCACTCGGCCTGATGCAGGGCGCGTTGGCCGACGATCAGACCCGCCAGGACCGCACGTCAGACTATCTGCGCCAGAAGTTCGGCCTCGCGAAGGAGAAGGCCGAGCAGATCTCGAACGCTGTGCGCGTCGCCTCCGAGAAGTACGCGCTGCCGCCCGCGCTGATTCTCGCGATCATCTCGATCGAATCGCGCTTCAAGGAAAAGGCCAGGGGCGGCAACGGCGCGACCGGGCTGATGCAGGTCGTGCCCGGCGCGCACAAGCGCATGCTGAAAGACGTGAAGGATCTGACCGATCCGGAGACCAATATCGAGGTCGGTTCCGCGATTCTGTACGGCTACATGAAATCGGCGGGCGGCGATCTGAATGCCGCGTTGAAGAGCTATGGCGGGTCGCAGGCGTATGCGGAGAAGGTCAATGGCCGCGTGAAGACGTTTGCGGAAGTCGTCAATGCGGATGCCGGCGCGGCATCGGGCGCGGACCAGCCGCTGCCGTCGCGCGACGGCGGATGCGACGCGCGCTACACGTCGCTTTGTATCGGGCCCGTCGTCTACGTCAGTCCCATCGAACCAGCTGCGAGCAGCCCAAGCGTGTCGCAGCGCGCGACCAGTCTGCTCAATTCGTTGCTGCCGCTGTCGCATTGA
- the hpnA gene encoding hopanoid-associated sugar epimerase codes for MTDQTRDLVLVTGASGFVGSAVARIAQQKGFAVRVLVRPTSPRRNVESLDAEIAVGDMRDEASMRAALRGVRYLLHVAADYRLWAPDPLEIERSNLEGTEATMRAALKEGVERIVYTSSVATLKVTGSGASVDETSPMTPQQAIGVYKRSKVLAERAVERMIANDGLPAVIVNPSTPIGPRDVKPTPTGRIIVEAALGKIPAFVDTGLNLVHVDDVAMGHFLALERGKIGERYILGGENLPLQQMLADIAGIVGRKAPTIALPRWPLYPLAMGAEAVAKFTKREPFVTVDGLKMSKNKMYFTSAKAERELGYRARPYREGLRDALEWFREAGYLKA; via the coding sequence ATGACCGATCAGACTCGCGATCTCGTACTCGTCACCGGCGCATCCGGCTTCGTCGGCTCGGCCGTCGCGCGCATCGCGCAGCAAAAGGGCTTCGCCGTGCGCGTGCTCGTGCGTCCGACCAGCCCGCGCCGCAACGTCGAATCGCTCGATGCCGAGATCGCGGTCGGCGATATGCGCGACGAGGCGTCGATGCGCGCCGCGCTGCGCGGCGTGCGCTATCTGCTGCACGTCGCCGCCGATTACCGGCTGTGGGCGCCGGACCCGCTCGAAATCGAACGTTCGAATCTCGAAGGCACGGAAGCGACGATGCGCGCCGCGCTGAAGGAAGGCGTCGAGCGCATCGTGTACACGAGCAGCGTCGCGACGCTGAAGGTGACGGGCTCGGGCGCGTCGGTCGACGAAACCTCGCCGATGACGCCACAGCAGGCGATCGGCGTGTACAAGCGCAGCAAGGTGCTCGCGGAGCGTGCTGTCGAGCGGATGATCGCGAACGACGGCCTGCCCGCCGTGATCGTCAATCCGTCGACGCCCATCGGCCCGCGCGACGTGAAGCCCACGCCGACGGGCCGCATCATCGTCGAGGCGGCGCTCGGCAAGATTCCCGCGTTCGTCGATACGGGGCTGAACCTGGTGCACGTCGACGACGTCGCGATGGGTCACTTCCTCGCGCTCGAACGCGGCAAGATCGGCGAGCGCTACATTCTCGGCGGCGAGAATCTGCCGCTGCAGCAGATGCTCGCGGATATCGCCGGCATCGTCGGACGCAAGGCGCCGACCATCGCGCTGCCGCGCTGGCCGCTGTATCCGCTCGCGATGGGCGCGGAAGCCGTCGCGAAGTTCACGAAGCGCGAGCCGTTCGTCACCGTCGACGGCCTGAAGATGTCGAAGAACAAGATGTACTTCACGTCGGCGAAAGCGGAGCGCGAACTCGGCTACCGCGCTCGGCCGTACCGCGAAGGCTTGCGGGATGCACTCGAGTGGTTTCGCGAAGCGGGCTACCTGAAAGCGTGA
- a CDS encoding acylphosphatase — translation MSGTDLDSRIETYYVRVRGMVQGVGFRHATVRQAHALGIRGWVANLEDGTVEAMLQGPANQLDRMLSWLRHGPPMARVTEVTHEERASDKRFERFEQH, via the coding sequence ATGTCCGGCACGGATCTCGATTCGCGGATCGAAACGTATTACGTGCGGGTGCGCGGCATGGTGCAGGGCGTTGGCTTTCGTCACGCGACGGTCCGCCAGGCGCATGCGCTGGGAATCCGGGGATGGGTGGCGAATCTGGAAGACGGCACCGTCGAAGCGATGTTGCAAGGTCCGGCGAACCAGCTCGACCGGATGCTGTCCTGGCTGCGTCACGGTCCGCCAATGGCGCGCGTGACCGAGGTTACCCACGAAGAGCGCGCCAGCGACAAACGTTTCGAGCGCTTCGAACAGCACTGA
- the egtD gene encoding L-histidine N(alpha)-methyltransferase: MTQPAVSQHLSHDVSPEFAAAVRAGLSKQPQKELPSKYLYDEVGSALFEVITALPEYGVTRAEERLLARHAGDIVAQLPHDAIVAELGSGSGRKTRRILEALCKKRPTTYSPIEISRTALQLCRRELGDIERISIVGYERDYLAGLAEVSKRRAKDEPLLVLFLGSTIGNFGRLAATRFLRDIRNMLAPGDALLLGTDLEKPVPVLIAAYDDPIGVTAAFNLNLLARINRELDGDFPLDAFEHVARFNPDVRSVEMHLRAKRRVSAQVRAARLSAELQEGETIWTESSHKYRPEELHAIAGDAGFTCSHQWIERDWGFAESLLVAR; this comes from the coding sequence ATGACTCAGCCAGCCGTATCGCAACATCTGTCGCATGACGTATCGCCGGAGTTCGCCGCCGCCGTTCGCGCTGGCCTCAGCAAACAGCCACAGAAGGAATTGCCGTCGAAGTATCTTTACGACGAAGTGGGTTCGGCGCTGTTCGAAGTGATCACCGCGCTGCCCGAGTACGGCGTCACGCGCGCCGAAGAACGTCTGCTCGCGAGGCACGCGGGCGATATCGTCGCGCAGTTGCCGCACGACGCGATCGTCGCGGAACTGGGCAGCGGCAGCGGCCGCAAGACGCGCCGCATCCTCGAAGCGCTCTGTAAAAAGCGCCCCACTACTTACAGTCCGATTGAAATTTCGCGCACCGCATTGCAATTGTGTCGCCGCGAACTGGGCGATATCGAGCGCATTTCGATCGTCGGCTATGAGCGCGACTATCTCGCGGGGCTTGCTGAAGTGAGCAAGCGTCGCGCGAAGGACGAGCCACTGCTCGTGCTGTTTCTCGGCAGCACCATCGGCAATTTCGGGCGGCTCGCGGCCACGCGTTTTCTACGCGACATCCGCAACATGCTGGCGCCCGGCGATGCGCTGTTGCTCGGCACCGACCTCGAAAAGCCCGTGCCCGTGCTGATCGCCGCGTACGACGATCCCATCGGCGTGACGGCTGCGTTCAATCTGAATCTGCTCGCACGGATCAACCGTGAGCTGGACGGCGATTTTCCGCTCGACGCGTTCGAACACGTCGCGCGCTTCAATCCGGACGTGCGCAGCGTCGAAATGCATCTGCGCGCGAAGCGGCGCGTCAGCGCGCAGGTGCGTGCGGCGAGGCTGAGCGCGGAGCTACAGGAAGGCGAGACGATCTGGACGGAGAGCAGCCACAAGTATCGTCCGGAAGAGCTGCATGCGATCGCCGGCGACGCGGGCTTCACGTGCAGTCATCAATGGATCGAGCGCGACTGGGGCTTTGCCGAAAGCCTGCTGGTGGCGCGTTGA
- the rarD gene encoding EamA family transporter RarD: protein MNAYQPGRGIALSVSASTLFALMSVYAKLLTPLTGLDIFAWRVIWTVPGAFALIALRSRLPELKALSMRVIREPRTALLLAVSAALLGAQLWVFLWAPLHGRMLEVSLGYFLLPLTMVLLGRFYYHERLEPLQWLAVGCAALGVLHELWLTRAFSWPTLLVAIGYPPYFVLRRKINADSLTAFALEMSLLLPFALAMVLHGGSLALLSGRLDMWLLLLPGLGALSTIALATYLKASRLLPMALFGILGYVEPVLLVIVSVTLLGESLTAQQLGTYVPIWIAVALTGLHSARLLAPR from the coding sequence ATGAACGCCTATCAACCGGGACGCGGCATCGCGTTGTCCGTGAGCGCATCGACGCTTTTTGCCTTGATGTCGGTGTACGCAAAGCTGCTCACGCCATTGACGGGGCTCGATATCTTCGCGTGGCGCGTGATCTGGACCGTGCCGGGCGCTTTCGCGCTGATCGCGCTGCGTTCGCGGCTGCCGGAACTCAAGGCGCTGTCGATGCGCGTGATCCGCGAGCCGCGCACGGCGCTGCTGCTGGCCGTCAGCGCGGCGTTGCTCGGCGCGCAACTATGGGTGTTCCTGTGGGCGCCGCTGCATGGGCGGATGCTGGAAGTATCGCTTGGCTATTTCCTGTTGCCACTGACGATGGTGCTGCTCGGCCGCTTCTACTATCACGAGCGGCTGGAGCCGTTGCAGTGGCTCGCGGTCGGGTGCGCGGCGCTCGGCGTGCTGCACGAGCTGTGGTTGACGCGCGCGTTCTCGTGGCCGACGCTGCTGGTGGCGATCGGTTATCCGCCGTATTTTGTGTTGCGCCGCAAGATCAACGCCGATTCGCTGACGGCATTCGCGCTCGAAATGTCGCTGCTGCTGCCGTTCGCGCTCGCGATGGTGCTCCATGGCGGCTCGCTGGCGCTGCTGTCGGGCCGTCTCGACATGTGGCTGCTGTTGCTGCCGGGACTCGGCGCGCTGAGCACGATCGCGCTCGCGACCTATCTGAAAGCAAGCCGTTTGCTGCCGATGGCGCTATTCGGCATTCTCGGCTACGTCGAGCCGGTGTTGCTGGTGATCGTGTCGGTGACGCTGCTCGGCGAGTCGTTGACGGCGCAGCAGCTTGGCACGTACGTGCCGATCTGGATCGCGGTGGCGCTGACCGGTTTGCACAGCGCAAGGCTGCTCGCGCCGCGTTGA
- a CDS encoding Mpo1 family 2-hydroxy fatty acid dioxygenase, whose amino-acid sequence MRTLTDQLAQYAAYHRDRRNIATHFIGIPMIVLALAILLSRPAWTVAALPFAVSPAWLLFGLSVIYYFVLDVPLGLMMAVVSVLCLACGAWLAQQPTSTWLASGAGLFVVGWVFQFVGHVAYEHRKPAFIDDVIGLLIGPLFVLAEALFVFGWRPALRAAIEAEAGPTRVDAAHAVTRHRS is encoded by the coding sequence ATGAGAACGCTCACTGACCAGCTTGCGCAATACGCCGCCTATCATCGCGACCGCCGCAACATCGCGACGCACTTCATCGGCATTCCGATGATCGTGCTCGCGCTCGCCATTCTGCTGAGCCGGCCCGCGTGGACGGTTGCCGCGCTGCCGTTCGCGGTGTCGCCGGCGTGGCTGCTGTTCGGACTGAGCGTGATCTACTACTTCGTGCTCGATGTGCCGCTCGGTTTGATGATGGCCGTCGTCTCGGTACTGTGCCTCGCGTGCGGCGCGTGGCTTGCGCAGCAGCCCACCTCGACGTGGCTTGCGTCGGGCGCCGGCCTGTTCGTGGTCGGCTGGGTGTTCCAGTTCGTGGGACACGTCGCGTACGAGCATCGCAAGCCCGCCTTCATCGACGACGTGATCGGCCTGCTGATCGGGCCGCTTTTCGTGCTCGCCGAAGCGCTATTTGTTTTCGGCTGGCGGCCTGCGCTGCGCGCGGCAATCGAAGCCGAGGCGGGCCCAACGCGGGTCGATGCGGCGCATGCGGTCACGCGTCATCGGTCCTGA
- a CDS encoding Crp/Fnr family transcriptional regulator, translating into MTSTELFKLLDGSAWFRAAPEALRAQLIGLGRTRRLSAGQRLFSRGDADDGFYCVLDGLMRIGSIAASGREALLAVIEPVNWFGEIALFDGQTRTHDAYAERDTLLFHVPRAALAALLERTPAFWHAFGLLLTHKLRLAFDAIEEAALLPAAQRLARRLLLMAGGYGGGAGTLRRVIKVPQEDLAMMLALSRQTTNQILRQFETQGALALRYAEIEIVDAEKLRGFAASTNDDAGRA; encoded by the coding sequence ATGACATCGACTGAGCTTTTCAAGCTGCTCGACGGCAGCGCCTGGTTTCGCGCCGCGCCCGAAGCATTGCGCGCCCAATTGATCGGGCTCGGCCGCACGCGACGGCTGTCGGCAGGCCAGCGCCTCTTCAGCCGCGGCGATGCCGACGACGGCTTCTATTGCGTGCTCGACGGATTGATGCGGATCGGCTCGATCGCCGCGAGCGGCAGGGAAGCGCTGCTCGCAGTGATCGAGCCCGTCAACTGGTTCGGCGAGATCGCACTGTTCGATGGCCAGACGCGCACGCACGATGCCTATGCGGAGCGCGACACGCTGCTGTTTCATGTTCCACGCGCGGCGCTCGCGGCGCTGCTCGAACGCACGCCCGCGTTCTGGCATGCGTTCGGCTTGTTGCTCACGCACAAGCTGCGCCTCGCGTTCGACGCGATCGAAGAGGCCGCGCTGCTGCCCGCTGCGCAGCGCCTCGCGCGGCGCCTCCTGCTGATGGCGGGCGGATACGGCGGCGGCGCCGGCACGCTGCGGCGCGTCATCAAGGTGCCGCAGGAAGACCTCGCAATGATGCTCGCGCTGTCGCGTCAAACCACGAACCAGATTCTGCGGCAATTCGAAACGCAAGGCGCGCTCGCGCTGCGCTACGCGGAGATCGAGATCGTCGATGCAGAGAAATTGCGCGGCTTCGCGGCGTCGACGAACGACGACGCCGGGCGCGCCTGA
- a CDS encoding tetratricopeptide repeat protein, producing the protein MNPSVPALSPAERYQASVSLYSSGRLAEALALLDEMLQHDPAHAEAMDLAAVCLNDLYVDADAKDLKAIVDDALDLAEAHNDLGGWFYGRRQLTQAEHAYRRALSIKPDFTKAMNNLGLVLRDLGREAEAEASFLHALAIAPDYVTARNNLGVLLWQLKRLPEAEAAYRDVVSRQPGDVSAHNNLGLLLLELNRAPEAEQACRQALALNADVPEAHNNLGNVLWQQGRIVEAIAAYRQALALRPDYVGAKANLALPLLCIGDYVQGWALYESRYHEAIGTRSVFPPPVPYPQWRGEPLHGKSLLVWPEQGFGDGLQFCRYLSMLKARGAAKVSVACQPPLRRLFDSLEGVDAVYPLDGETTIPAHDTWCFMLSLPMLFGTTVDTIPTPMPYLRAPAALAQHWRSRLPEGGFKVGLVWAGDPRPHDPSSNAIDQRRSLTALSYLPLLRVPGVTFVSLQKGAATRPQIDDLPAAFRPFDPMDDVQDFADTAGIVENLDLVITVDTSMAHLAGALNTPVWILSRYDACWRWFRDRDDSPWYPTARLFRQTSPGDWDSVVERVAQALASLRLRAVSH; encoded by the coding sequence ATGAATCCGTCAGTTCCCGCGCTGTCGCCCGCCGAGCGTTATCAGGCGTCGGTGTCGCTGTATTCGTCGGGGCGTCTCGCGGAGGCGCTCGCGCTGCTCGACGAGATGCTGCAGCACGATCCCGCCCATGCGGAAGCCATGGACCTCGCAGCCGTTTGCCTGAACGACCTGTATGTCGATGCAGACGCAAAAGATCTCAAGGCCATCGTCGACGACGCGCTCGATCTGGCCGAAGCGCACAACGATCTGGGCGGCTGGTTCTACGGACGCAGGCAGCTGACGCAGGCCGAGCACGCGTACCGCCGCGCACTGTCGATCAAACCCGATTTCACGAAGGCCATGAACAATCTCGGTCTCGTGCTGCGCGATCTCGGGCGAGAGGCGGAAGCCGAAGCCTCATTCCTGCACGCGCTCGCCATCGCGCCAGACTACGTGACGGCACGCAACAACCTCGGCGTGCTGCTGTGGCAGCTCAAGCGTCTGCCGGAGGCGGAGGCCGCGTATCGGGACGTCGTCAGCCGTCAGCCGGGCGACGTCAGCGCGCACAACAATCTGGGCTTGCTGCTGCTCGAACTCAACCGTGCGCCGGAAGCGGAGCAGGCCTGCCGCCAGGCGCTGGCGCTCAATGCCGATGTGCCCGAAGCGCATAACAATCTCGGCAACGTGCTGTGGCAGCAGGGCCGCATCGTGGAAGCGATTGCCGCATACCGTCAGGCGTTGGCGCTGCGGCCCGACTACGTCGGCGCGAAAGCGAACCTCGCGTTGCCGCTGCTGTGCATCGGCGATTACGTGCAAGGCTGGGCGCTTTACGAGTCGCGCTATCACGAAGCGATCGGCACGCGCAGCGTGTTTCCGCCGCCCGTGCCGTATCCGCAATGGCGGGGCGAGCCGCTGCACGGCAAATCGCTGCTCGTGTGGCCGGAGCAGGGCTTCGGCGACGGGCTGCAATTCTGCCGGTATCTGTCGATGCTGAAGGCCCGCGGCGCGGCGAAAGTGAGTGTCGCTTGCCAGCCGCCGTTGCGGCGGCTTTTCGACAGCCTCGAAGGCGTGGACGCGGTGTATCCGCTCGACGGCGAGACGACGATTCCCGCCCACGACACCTGGTGCTTCATGCTGAGCCTGCCGATGCTGTTCGGCACGACTGTCGACACGATTCCCACGCCGATGCCCTATCTGCGCGCGCCCGCCGCGCTCGCGCAGCACTGGCGCAGCAGGTTGCCGGAAGGCGGGTTCAAGGTCGGCCTGGTGTGGGCGGGCGATCCGCGCCCGCACGATCCCAGTTCAAATGCGATCGACCAGCGCCGCTCGCTGACGGCACTGTCGTACCTGCCGTTGCTGCGCGTGCCTGGCGTGACGTTCGTGAGTTTGCAGAAAGGCGCGGCGACCCGCCCGCAGATCGATGATCTGCCCGCCGCGTTCCGCCCGTTCGATCCGATGGACGACGTGCAGGACTTCGCCGACACGGCCGGCATCGTCGAAAACCTGGATCTGGTGATCACCGTCGATACGTCGATGGCGCATCTGGCGGGCGCGCTCAACACGCCCGTCTGGATTCTGTCGCGCTACGACGCGTGCTGGCGCTGGTTCCGCGACCGCGACGATTCGCCGTGGTATCCGACTGCGCGGCTTTTCCGGCAGACCTCACCCGGCGACTGGGATAGCGTGGTCGAGCGGGTCGCGCAGGCGCTGGCGAGCCTGCGCCTGCGCGCCGTGTCGCACTGA
- a CDS encoding DNA/RNA non-specific endonuclease translates to MKKWLVSLLIVAASHATHTWAATSCTDFTPNAQWPVLTNAKMTPKSRMLCYSDFAVLHSGITHGPLWSAEHLTRGHIEAAKDMVRTNKFFEDARLPDGEGATLADYKRSGFDRGHMSPAGNRWNAEAMAQSFSLANVVPQNRENNQRMWSRIETAVRKLSMKYDDIYVVTGPMFIGGQLQTIGPTRVFVPTQLFKVVYVPSTKLAFAIVADNVATDRYEVKSVHELETMSGIRFPGIPENLKDQRPGGLKGV, encoded by the coding sequence ATGAAGAAGTGGTTAGTCAGCCTGCTTATCGTGGCCGCGAGTCACGCGACGCACACGTGGGCGGCAACGTCATGCACGGATTTCACGCCCAACGCACAATGGCCCGTGCTGACGAACGCGAAAATGACGCCGAAGTCGCGCATGCTGTGCTACTCGGATTTCGCCGTTCTGCACTCTGGCATTACGCATGGTCCGCTATGGTCCGCCGAGCATTTGACGCGCGGCCATATCGAAGCCGCGAAAGATATGGTGCGCACCAACAAGTTCTTCGAGGACGCGCGCCTGCCCGACGGCGAAGGCGCGACGCTCGCCGACTACAAGCGCAGCGGTTTCGATCGCGGCCATATGAGCCCGGCTGGCAATCGATGGAACGCGGAGGCGATGGCGCAGTCGTTCTCGCTCGCCAACGTCGTGCCGCAGAACCGCGAGAACAACCAGCGCATGTGGTCGCGCATCGAAACGGCCGTGCGCAAGCTGTCGATGAAATACGACGACATCTACGTGGTCACCGGCCCGATGTTCATCGGCGGACAGTTGCAGACCATCGGGCCGACGCGCGTGTTCGTGCCGACGCAGCTGTTCAAGGTCGTCTACGTGCCATCGACGAAACTCGCGTTTGCGATCGTCGCGGACAACGTCGCGACCGACCGCTACGAGGTGAAGTCGGTGCATGAACTCGAAACGATGAGCGGCATCCGCTTTCCGGGCATTCCGGAAAATCTGAAAGACCAGCGTCCGGGAGGGCTGAAAGGTGTTTAA